The genomic segment GCCCGGCTGAGTAAACCAGTTAATATCCTCCCATGCAGTCTGATACCTCAACAGGTTACGCTTACTTTTTGCTGGAGCAATGAACATCAGCCTTTTCGCGCGCTCTTGTTTGGCTGGCCTGATAGCTGGTATGCCAGAATATTAAGCGCAATTGCCGCCACGCCCCGTGTGGAAAACCCGTTACCCGTGCTCACACTTCCGGTTTATATCGGCGGGGCGGTTCTTACGTTATCGGCCCTGGAACAGGTTCAGGTGGGCTGCGGCATAAAAATCGTCACGCCAGGCGATCCCGCTGAAGGGGAATTTCTTTTGAGTCTCTCTCCGACAGCGACGTTCGGAATAGTATTAACGGAGAATGAAATGCAATTAAATACGCTGGTAGAGGATATTGAAGGGTTGCTTATGCAGGAACAGGGTGAGCCTTATGCAGAGGCGGAAGGTTCGCTGGAACTCAATATGATCCCACAGACAGTGCTGGTGGAAGTGGGCTCTGTAGAGGTTTCATTGGGCGCGATACGCACTCTGGCTGAAGGCGACATTCTCTGCGTAGAACCACGGTTTCCGTCACAGATACGCCTGAAGCTGAATGGACGCACCATTGGCAGCGGGGAGCTTGTTGTCTGTAATGATAGCTACTGTGTCAGAGTGACCAAATGGTATTTGTCGGGGATTGACGGTCAATGATGTAAAAAACCACGCGAAG from the unidentified bacterial endosymbiont genome contains:
- a CDS encoding YscQ/HrcQ family type III secretion apparatus protein, producing MLHVTTEEFALVQSLAPSGAAMGALHVDRTVWRVGLEGISLSVEIDGHDCFVWLPLTDWRACCEALAGVAELDALDPLLSAGIVEWALSPLLLASEARLSKPVNILPCSLIPQQVTLTFCWSNEHQPFRALLFGWPDSWYARILSAIAATPRVENPLPVLTLPVYIGGAVLTLSALEQVQVGCGIKIVTPGDPAEGEFLLSLSPTATFGIVLTENEMQLNTLVEDIEGLLMQEQGEPYAEAEGSLELNMIPQTVLVEVGSVEVSLGAIRTLAEGDILCVEPRFPSQIRLKLNGRTIGSGELVVCNDSYCVRVTKWYLSGIDGQ